The sequence CGAAGAGATCAAGCTGATGTCGGCCGAGGATCGCTTTGCCTCGCTGAAACCGCTGTTCGGCGACCGCATCGGCCTTGTCCACGGCCGCATGAAGGGCGCCGAGAAGGACGAGGCGATGCGCGCCTTCAAGGAGGGCGAAACCCGCATCCTGATCGCCACCACGGTCATCGAGGTCGGCGTCGATGTTCCCGACGCCACCGTCATGGTCATCGAGCATGCCGAGCGTTTCGGCCTCGCACAGCTGCACCAGCTGCGCGGGCGGGTCGGGCGCGGCGACAAGCCCTCCTCTTGCGTGCTGCTCTACAAGGACCCGCTCGGCGAGACGGCAAAACGCCGGCTGTCGGTGATGCGCGAGACCGAAGACGGCTTTTTGATCGCCGAGGAAGACCTCAAGCTGCGCGGTGAAGGCGAGCTGTTGGGCACCCGCCAGTCCGGCACACCGGGTTTCCAGGTGGCGCGCATCGAGGCGCATGCCGATCTTCTGGAGGCCGCCCGCGACGATGCCAGGCTTATCCTGTCGCGCGACCCGGAGCTGCAATCCGACCGCGGCGAGGCGCTGCGCCTGCTGCTCTATCTGTTCGGCCGCGACGAGGCCGTGCGGCTCCTGCGGGCCGGGTGAGACCCTAATGGCGGATTGGCGACCGTTCCGTTGATCGGCTCGCCATTCAGCGTCACCATCTTGCTTTTCACCTCCGGCGCCACCAGCCCTGCAGAAACAATCAGCTTGGCGCCGTCCTCGATCGTCATGTCAAGCAGCACGATGTCCGACTTCAGCACATACATCAGGAAGCCGGTCGTCGGGTTCGGTGTGCAGGGCATGAACACGGCGATCAGCGGATCGCCTTCCTGGTCGAGCTTCTCATTGATCTCGGTTTCCTTCTCGCTGGCGACGAACACCAGCGACCACACGCCCTTGCGCGGATATTCGACCAGCCCGACCTGGCGGAACATGTCGCCCTTGTTCGACAGCACGGCCTCGAAAATCTGCTTCAGCGAGCCATAGATGCCGCGCACCAGCGGCATGCGGCCAAGCAGGCGCTCGCCAAAACCGACAATGGCGCGGCCGACAATGTTGGCGGTGAGGAACCCGATCAGCGTGATCAGGATCAGCGCAACGATCAGCCCGAACCCCGGGACCGGAAACGGCAGATAGGTGTCGGGGCTGTAACGCGCCGGAATATAGGGCTTTACCCAGGAATCGACCCAGCCGATGAACGACCAGGCGATGTAGGCGGTGATCGCCAGCGGCGCACAGACGACGAAGCCCGTGAGGAAATAGTTTCTCAGCCGGGTCATGCCGGAGGTCTTGGGAGCATCGGACATGGTTCACCGGGCGCGGGTTGCAGCGCAACATTAGTGAACCGGGACGCCGTTTGGAACTGCGAAGTTTTTAAAGAGCGCCTGTTAGGGCCCCCTATTCCACCGTCACGGATTTCGCCAGATTGCGCGGCTGGTCGACATCGGTGCCCATGAACACGGCGGCGAAATAGGCCAGCATCTGGATCGGCAGCGCATAGATGATCGGCGAGATGATTTCCGGCACGTCCGGCAGGATGATCGTCTCCATCGTCTTGACGCTCACCTGCGCCGCCCCTTTGCTGTCGGTGATCAGGATGATCTTGCCGCCACGCGCCGCCACTTCCTGCATGTTCGACACGGTCTTCTCGAAAATGCGGTCATGCGGCGCAATGACAATGACCGGCATGTTCTCGTCGATCAGCGCGATCGGCCCATGCTTCAATTCGCCCGCCGCATAGCCCTCGGCGTGGATATAGGAGATTTCCTTGAGTTTCAGCGCGCCTTCCATGGCCAGCGGGAAATTGGTGTCGCGGCCGAGATAGAGCACGTCCTTGTAGCGCGACAGTTCGCGCGCGATCCGCTCGATCTGCTCTTCGAGCTTGAGCACCTGGTTGGCATAGCGCGGCGCTTCCGAAAGCGCGCGCACCAGGGTCTTTTCCTGCTCCTGCGAAATCACCCCGCGCGCCACGCCGGCGCGCACCGCAAGCGAGGCCAGCACCGACAGCTGGCAAGTGAAAGCCTTGGTCGAGGCGACGCCGATCTCGGGGCCGGCGAGTGTCGGCAGCACGACGTCGGATTCGCGCGCCATGGTCGATTCGCGCACATTGACGACGGCGCCGATCTTCATGCCGGCCTTGCGGCAATAACGCAGCGAGGCCAGCGTGTCGGCGGTCTCGCCCGACTGCGAGATGAAGAAGGCGGCATCGTTGGCCGACAGCGGCATTTCGCGGTAGCGGAACTCCGAGGCGACATCGATGTCGACCGGCAGCCGCGCATAGCGCTCGAACCAGTATTTGCCGATCAGGCCGGCGAGATAGGCGGTGCCGCAAGCCGAAATCGCCAGCCGGCCGATCTTGGCGAAGTCGAACGGCAGGTCGAGCGGCTTCGAAACGCCGGAGACGAAATCGACATAATGCGCCAGCGTGTGCGAGATCACCTCGGGCTGTTCATGGATTTCCTTCTCCATGAAATGCCGGCGGTTGCCCTTGTCGACCATGAAGGAGGTCGACAGCGATTGCTGGCGCTTGCGCTCGACCTTTTTGCCGTCGATGTCGAAGATGGCGACGCTGTCGCGGCGCACCACCGCCCAGTCGCCGTCCTCGAGATAGGTGATCGAATTGGTGAATGGCGCCAGCGCGATGGCGTCCGAGCCCAAGAACATCTCGCCATCGCCATGGCCGACGGCCAGTGGCGGGCCGTTGCGGGCGCCGACGAT comes from Mesorhizobium japonicum MAFF 303099 and encodes:
- the glmS gene encoding glutamine--fructose-6-phosphate transaminase (isomerizing), whose product is MCGIVGIVGHSQVAPLIVDALKRLEYRGYDSAGVATIEHGELARRRAEGKLINLERRLKEEPLDGTIGIGHTRWATHGVPNETNAHPHFSDGVAIVHNGIIENFAELRDELVRDGYAFSSQTDTEVVAHLVARELAKGLKPVEAAHQALKRLEGAFALAIMFKGDEDLIVGARNGPPLAVGHGDGEMFLGSDAIALAPFTNSITYLEDGDWAVVRRDSVAIFDIDGKKVERKRQQSLSTSFMVDKGNRRHFMEKEIHEQPEVISHTLAHYVDFVSGVSKPLDLPFDFAKIGRLAISACGTAYLAGLIGKYWFERYARLPVDIDVASEFRYREMPLSANDAAFFISQSGETADTLASLRYCRKAGMKIGAVVNVRESTMARESDVVLPTLAGPEIGVASTKAFTCQLSVLASLAVRAGVARGVISQEQEKTLVRALSEAPRYANQVLKLEEQIERIARELSRYKDVLYLGRDTNFPLAMEGALKLKEISYIHAEGYAAGELKHGPIALIDENMPVIVIAPHDRIFEKTVSNMQEVAARGGKIILITDSKGAAQVSVKTMETIILPDVPEIISPIIYALPIQMLAYFAAVFMGTDVDQPRNLAKSVTVE
- a CDS encoding DUF502 domain-containing protein; amino-acid sequence: MSDAPKTSGMTRLRNYFLTGFVVCAPLAITAYIAWSFIGWVDSWVKPYIPARYSPDTYLPFPVPGFGLIVALILITLIGFLTANIVGRAIVGFGERLLGRMPLVRGIYGSLKQIFEAVLSNKGDMFRQVGLVEYPRKGVWSLVFVASEKETEINEKLDQEGDPLIAVFMPCTPNPTTGFLMYVLKSDIVLLDMTIEDGAKLIVSAGLVAPEVKSKMVTLNGEPINGTVANPPLGSHPARRSRTASSRPNR